From Caulobacter segnis, a single genomic window includes:
- the atpA gene encoding F0F1 ATP synthase subunit alpha codes for MDIRAAEISAILKSQIANFGEEAAVSDVGQVLSVGDGIARIYGLDNVQAGEMLEFPKAGVKGMALNLERDNVGAVIFGADAEIKEGDEVRRLGEIVDVPVGKGLLGRVVNPLGEPIDGKGPIQYTERRRVDVKAPGIIPRKSVHEPVQTGLKSIDTLIPVGRGQRELIIGDRQTGKTAVAIDTILNQKAVNAGKDESAKLYCVYVAIGQKRSTVAQIVKTLEEHGALEYTIVVVASASEPAPLQYLAPFSGCAMGEWFRDNGLHGLIIYDDLSKQAVAYRQMSLLLRRPPGREAYPGDVFYLHSRLLERAAKLNEDNGSGSLTALPIIETQANDVSAYIPTNVISITDGQIFLETDLFYQGIRPAVNVGISVSRVGSSAQIKAMKQVAGPIKGELAQYREMAAFAKFGSDLDASTQKMLARGERLTELLKQPQYAPQSVEEQVCVIYAGTRGYLDKIPTSSVRRFETEFLARLHSQHKDLLDGIRTKKALDKDLENTLKSALDSFSSTFA; via the coding sequence ATGGACATCCGCGCCGCCGAGATTTCGGCCATCCTCAAGTCGCAGATCGCCAACTTCGGCGAAGAAGCCGCTGTTTCGGACGTTGGCCAAGTGCTGTCCGTCGGTGACGGCATCGCCCGCATCTACGGCCTGGACAACGTCCAAGCCGGTGAAATGCTGGAATTCCCGAAGGCCGGCGTGAAGGGCATGGCCCTGAACCTCGAGCGCGACAATGTCGGCGCCGTGATCTTCGGCGCCGACGCCGAGATCAAGGAAGGCGACGAAGTCCGCCGCCTGGGCGAGATCGTCGACGTGCCGGTCGGCAAGGGCCTGCTGGGCCGCGTCGTCAACCCGCTGGGCGAGCCGATCGACGGCAAGGGCCCGATCCAATACACCGAGCGTCGCCGCGTCGACGTGAAGGCTCCGGGCATCATCCCGCGCAAGTCGGTGCACGAGCCCGTGCAGACCGGCCTGAAGTCGATCGATACCCTGATCCCGGTCGGCCGCGGCCAGCGCGAGCTGATCATCGGTGACCGTCAGACCGGCAAGACCGCCGTCGCCATCGACACCATCCTGAACCAGAAGGCCGTCAACGCCGGCAAGGACGAGAGCGCCAAGCTCTACTGCGTCTACGTCGCCATCGGCCAGAAGCGCTCGACCGTCGCCCAGATCGTCAAGACCCTGGAGGAGCACGGCGCCCTGGAATACACGATCGTCGTCGTCGCCTCGGCCTCGGAACCGGCCCCGCTGCAGTACCTGGCCCCGTTCTCGGGCTGCGCCATGGGCGAGTGGTTCCGCGACAACGGCCTGCACGGCCTGATCATCTATGACGATCTGTCCAAGCAGGCCGTCGCCTACCGTCAGATGTCGCTGCTGCTGCGCCGCCCGCCGGGCCGCGAAGCCTATCCGGGCGACGTCTTCTATCTGCACTCGCGCCTGCTGGAACGCGCCGCGAAGCTGAATGAAGACAACGGTTCGGGCTCGCTGACGGCTCTGCCGATCATCGAAACCCAGGCCAACGACGTGTCGGCCTACATCCCGACCAATGTGATCTCGATCACCGACGGCCAGATCTTCCTGGAAACCGACCTGTTCTACCAAGGCATCCGCCCGGCCGTGAACGTCGGCATCTCGGTGTCGCGCGTCGGCTCGTCGGCCCAGATCAAGGCCATGAAGCAGGTCGCCGGCCCGATTAAGGGCGAACTGGCCCAGTATCGTGAAATGGCCGCCTTCGCGAAGTTCGGCTCGGACCTAGACGCCTCGACCCAGAAGATGCTGGCGCGCGGCGAACGCCTGACCGAGCTGCTGAAGCAGCCGCAGTACGCGCCGCAGTCGGTCGAAGAGCAGGTCTGCGTGATCTACGCCGGCACGCGCGGCTATCTGGACAAGATCCCGACCTCGTCGGTTCGCCGCTTCGAGACCGAGTTCCTGGCCCGTCTGCACAGCCAGCACAAGGATCTGCTGGACGGCATCCGCACCAAGAAGGCCCTCGACAAGGACCTGGAGAACACGCTGAAGAGCGCGCTCGACAGCTTCTCGTCGACCTTCGCCTAA
- a CDS encoding F0F1 ATP synthase subunit gamma: MASLKEMRNRISSVKATQKITKAMQMVAAAKLRRSQDAAESARPYARRLASVIANLASGVSGDGAPKLLAGTGRDDRHLVVVAAADRGLAGGFTSSIVRAARQHIDGLIAQGKTVQIICVGKKVTAQLARPYAGKIVETFDLSAYRQLTLSVAQPIADTVTRLYEAGETDVVTLFYSRFKSVVQQIPTGLQLIPATVEGVEAPTGPTAVYEYEPSEEAILETLLPRNLTVQILSALLDNMAGFYASQMTAMDNATRNAGDMIKRYTLEYNRSRQAQITKELIEIISGAEAV, from the coding sequence ATGGCCAGCTTGAAGGAAATGCGCAATCGGATCTCGAGCGTCAAAGCGACGCAAAAGATCACGAAAGCGATGCAGATGGTGGCGGCGGCCAAGCTGCGCCGGAGCCAGGACGCGGCGGAATCCGCCCGTCCCTACGCTCGGCGTCTGGCCAGCGTCATCGCCAACCTCGCCAGCGGCGTGTCGGGTGACGGCGCGCCGAAGCTCCTGGCCGGCACGGGCCGCGACGACCGCCACCTGGTCGTCGTCGCCGCCGCCGACCGGGGCCTGGCGGGTGGCTTCACCTCGTCGATCGTCCGCGCCGCGCGCCAGCACATCGACGGCCTGATCGCCCAGGGCAAGACCGTGCAGATCATCTGCGTCGGCAAGAAGGTGACGGCGCAGCTCGCCCGTCCCTACGCCGGCAAGATCGTCGAGACGTTCGACCTGTCGGCCTATCGCCAGCTGACGCTGTCGGTGGCCCAGCCGATCGCCGACACCGTCACGCGCCTGTACGAAGCCGGCGAGACCGACGTGGTCACCCTGTTCTACAGCCGCTTCAAGTCGGTGGTGCAGCAGATCCCGACGGGCCTGCAACTGATCCCGGCGACCGTGGAGGGTGTCGAAGCCCCGACCGGTCCGACGGCGGTCTATGAGTACGAGCCCTCGGAAGAGGCCATCCTCGAGACCCTGCTGCCGCGCAACCTGACGGTTCAGATCCTGTCGGCCCTGCTGGACAACATGGCCGGCTTCTACGCCAGCCAGATGACCGCCATGGACAACGCCACGCGCAACGCCGGCGACATGATCAAGCGCTACACCCTCGAGTACAATCGTTCCCGCCAGGCCCAGATCACCAAGGAGCTGATCGAGATCATCTCCGGCGCCGAAGCCGTCTGA
- the atpD gene encoding F0F1 ATP synthase subunit beta, with the protein MAKTPTEKPAAAAAKKPAAPKAAAAPKAAVAAKAPAAAAAKAPAAKKPAAPKAAAPKAPAKSLDGATGRLVQIIGAVVDIEFTGALPAILNAVETVNEATGQRLVFEVAQHLGQNTVRAIAMDATEGLVRGQPVRDTGEAIRVPVGPGTLGRIMNVIGEPIDEQGPIQSTLSRPIHRDAPTFAEQTNTAEVLVTGIKVIDLMCPYTKGGKIGLFGGAGVGKTVTMQELINNIAKAYGGYSVLAGVGERTREGNDLYHEMIESNVNVDPKANNGSTEGSRCALVYGQMNEPPGARARVALTGLSIAEYFRDEEGKDVLLFVDNIFRFTQAGAEVSALLGRIPSAVGYQPTLATEMGNLQERITSTNKGSITSVQAIYVPADDLTDPAPATSFAHLDATTVLSRDIAAQAIFPAVDPLDSTSRIMDPLVIGEEHYTVARRVQEVLQQYKALKDIIAILGMDELSEEDKLVVSRARKISRFLSQPFHVAEQFTNTPGAFVQLKDTIRSFKGIVDGEYDHLPEGAFYMVGPIEEAVAKAEKMAAEA; encoded by the coding sequence ATGGCCAAGACCCCGACTGAAAAGCCGGCCGCCGCCGCCGCCAAGAAGCCCGCCGCCCCCAAGGCCGCCGCTGCTCCGAAGGCCGCTGTCGCCGCTAAGGCTCCCGCCGCCGCCGCTGCTAAGGCTCCGGCCGCCAAGAAGCCGGCCGCACCCAAGGCCGCCGCGCCGAAGGCTCCGGCCAAGTCCCTGGACGGCGCCACCGGCCGTCTGGTGCAGATCATCGGCGCCGTCGTCGACATCGAGTTCACCGGCGCCCTGCCGGCGATCCTGAACGCCGTCGAGACCGTCAACGAAGCCACCGGCCAGCGCCTGGTGTTCGAAGTCGCCCAGCACCTGGGCCAGAACACCGTCCGCGCCATCGCCATGGACGCCACCGAAGGTCTGGTCCGCGGCCAGCCCGTGCGCGACACCGGCGAAGCCATCCGCGTGCCGGTCGGTCCGGGCACCCTGGGCCGCATCATGAACGTCATCGGCGAGCCGATCGACGAGCAGGGCCCGATCCAGTCGACCCTGTCGCGCCCGATCCACCGCGACGCCCCGACCTTCGCCGAGCAGACCAACACCGCTGAAGTGCTGGTCACGGGCATCAAGGTCATCGACCTGATGTGCCCCTACACCAAGGGCGGCAAGATCGGCCTGTTCGGCGGCGCCGGCGTCGGCAAGACCGTGACGATGCAGGAACTGATCAACAACATCGCCAAGGCTTACGGCGGTTACTCGGTTCTGGCCGGCGTGGGTGAACGCACCCGCGAAGGCAACGATCTGTATCACGAGATGATCGAGTCGAACGTCAACGTCGACCCGAAGGCCAACAACGGCTCGACCGAAGGCTCGCGCTGCGCCCTGGTCTACGGCCAGATGAACGAACCGCCGGGCGCCCGCGCCCGCGTCGCCCTGACCGGCCTGTCGATCGCGGAATACTTCCGTGACGAAGAAGGCAAGGACGTGCTGCTGTTCGTCGACAACATCTTCCGCTTCACCCAAGCCGGCGCCGAAGTGTCGGCTCTGCTGGGCCGCATCCCGTCGGCCGTGGGCTATCAGCCCACCCTGGCCACCGAGATGGGCAACCTGCAGGAGCGCATCACCTCGACGAACAAGGGCTCGATCACCTCGGTCCAGGCCATCTACGTCCCCGCCGACGACTTGACCGACCCCGCGCCGGCCACCTCGTTCGCCCACTTGGACGCCACCACCGTTCTGTCGCGTGACATCGCGGCCCAGGCCATCTTCCCGGCTGTGGACCCGCTGGACTCGACCTCGCGGATCATGGACCCGCTGGTCATTGGCGAAGAGCACTACACGGTCGCCCGTCGCGTCCAGGAAGTGCTGCAGCAGTACAAGGCCCTGAAGGACATCATCGCCATCCTGGGCATGGACGAGCTGTCGGAAGAGGACAAGCTGGTCGTTTCGCGCGCCCGCAAGATCTCGCGCTTCCTGAGCCAGCCCTTCCACGTCGCCGAGCAGTTCACCAACACGCCGGGCGCCTTCGTCCAGCTGAAGGACACCATCCGCTCGTTCAAGGGCATCGTGGACGGCGAGTACGACCACCTGCCGGAAGGCGCCTTCTACATGGTCGGCCCGATCGAGGAAGCCGTGGCCAAGGCCGAAAAGATGGCGGCTGAAGCCTGA
- a CDS encoding ATP synthase F1 subunit epsilon, with protein sequence MAKLHFSLVAPERELFSGDVDLVQAPGSEGDFGVLAGHAPFMTTLREGKVTVKDGATTKVFDIQGGFADVGPDGLTILAEHAVEAA encoded by the coding sequence ATGGCCAAGCTGCACTTTTCCCTGGTCGCGCCCGAGCGTGAACTGTTCTCCGGCGACGTGGACCTGGTCCAGGCTCCGGGTTCGGAAGGCGACTTCGGCGTCCTGGCCGGCCACGCTCCGTTCATGACCACCCTGCGCGAAGGCAAGGTGACCGTGAAGGACGGCGCGACGACCAAGGTGTTCGACATCCAGGGCGGTTTCGCCGACGTCGGCCCGGATGGCCTGACGATCCTGGCCGAGCACGCCGTCGAAGCGGCCTGA
- the sugE gene encoding quaternary ammonium compound efflux SMR transporter SugE — translation MAWIILLIAGLFEIGWAVGLKFTEGFTKPIPIALTAVSLVLSMGLLGWAVKTLPLGTAYAVWTGVGAVGTAIVGIVLFKEPATAARLVCLGLIVAGILGLKVFSAGSAA, via the coding sequence GTGGCCTGGATCATTCTCCTCATCGCCGGATTGTTCGAAATCGGCTGGGCCGTGGGCCTGAAGTTCACCGAGGGCTTCACCAAGCCGATCCCGATCGCCCTGACCGCCGTCAGCCTGGTGCTGTCGATGGGCCTGCTGGGCTGGGCCGTGAAGACCCTGCCGCTGGGCACGGCCTATGCGGTCTGGACCGGCGTGGGCGCGGTGGGCACGGCCATCGTCGGCATCGTGCTGTTCAAGGAGCCGGCGACCGCCGCGCGGCTGGTCTGCCTGGGCCTGATCGTGGCCGGGATCCTCGGGCTGAAGGTGTTCAGCGCCGGTTCGGCGGCTTAG
- a CDS encoding alpha/beta hydrolase translates to MRAPVIMVHGAFCGGWTFDAFRAPFEAAGHDVLTPDLIGHDGASSAAGVSMTDYARQVARLADACETPPILIGHSMGGLVAQMAASRAKISKLILLAPSAPWGVSGASLEEAVSAVSLYTFGPYWLQAIAPDYGVVRRYSVDRLAKPERKAIFARMTAESGRALWETLNWWLDPFMTTSVSAPGCPVLAIAGGQDVIHPPATVRQTAARLGGSVEVFPEMSHWLPGEPGWEAVAQRCLDFIALEGRAAA, encoded by the coding sequence ATGCGCGCACCCGTGATCATGGTCCACGGCGCTTTCTGCGGCGGCTGGACCTTCGACGCCTTCCGCGCGCCGTTCGAGGCGGCGGGGCACGATGTGCTGACGCCCGATCTGATCGGCCACGACGGCGCGAGCAGCGCCGCCGGCGTCTCGATGACCGACTACGCCCGCCAGGTCGCGCGCCTGGCCGACGCCTGCGAGACGCCGCCGATTCTGATCGGCCACTCCATGGGCGGCCTGGTCGCCCAAATGGCCGCCTCGCGCGCCAAGATCTCCAAGCTGATCCTGCTGGCTCCGTCCGCGCCCTGGGGCGTCTCCGGCGCCAGCCTGGAGGAGGCGGTGTCGGCCGTCAGCCTCTACACCTTCGGCCCCTACTGGCTGCAGGCCATCGCGCCGGACTACGGCGTCGTGCGTCGCTACAGCGTCGACCGGCTAGCCAAGCCCGAGCGCAAGGCGATCTTCGCCCGCATGACGGCCGAGAGCGGCCGGGCGCTGTGGGAGACGCTGAACTGGTGGCTGGACCCGTTCATGACCACTTCGGTCTCGGCGCCGGGCTGCCCGGTGCTGGCCATCGCCGGCGGGCAGGACGTCATCCATCCGCCCGCCACGGTCCGCCAGACGGCCGCGCGCCTGGGCGGGAGCGTCGAGGTGTTCCCCGAGATGAGCCACTGGCTGCCTGGGGAACCCGGCTGGGAGGCCGTCGCCCAGCGCTGCCTCGACTTCATCGCCCTGGAGGGCCGCGCGGCGGCCTAA
- a CDS encoding alpha/beta hydrolase codes for MADTVLLIHGYGCGGDVWGPVAARLRAEGYRVEAPTIRSAVRTVEGPRAGLAGLTLADYVAEMSALAQTLAKETGRKPIVIGHSMGGLIAQKVAEAGHASALALFAPASPADARGKPKLAPVFTFLNLALSSKPETKAGKMWKAGFKFGVANAVPPARHDELYAKMVHDSGRVLADLAWPHKDPNKTAYVDASKVTVPVLVLAGALDRTTPVEDVRLVGKKYATADYKEYPNNAHYLIDEPNTMKILDDLIAWLSGKKPATPAPAPEPAKAAAPTPTPAPTPAPAPTPAPAPEPVKAPEPAPVAAAPAPAPAPAPAAKAPAPAPAKPKAAPKSKAAAPAKAAPATKAPAAKAPAKAAAAPKAAAPKKPAAAPAKAPAAKAPAKPKVAAAAAPKAAAKPVAKAKAAPAPAKVAPKAAPAAKAAPAAKAPVTKAPAAKAPAAKAPAKTAAEPKTAAPKAPAKAPAKPKAEAKPKAAVAKAPVAKKPATKAPAKTSPKPAK; via the coding sequence ATGGCGGACACGGTTCTGCTGATTCACGGTTACGGCTGCGGAGGGGACGTCTGGGGTCCCGTCGCCGCCCGGCTGCGCGCCGAAGGCTATCGCGTCGAGGCCCCGACCATCCGGTCGGCGGTGCGCACGGTCGAGGGCCCGCGCGCGGGCCTGGCCGGGCTGACCCTGGCCGACTACGTCGCCGAGATGAGCGCCCTGGCCCAGACCCTGGCCAAGGAGACGGGCCGCAAGCCGATCGTCATCGGCCATTCGATGGGCGGGTTGATCGCCCAGAAGGTCGCCGAGGCCGGCCACGCGTCCGCGCTCGCCCTGTTCGCCCCCGCCTCGCCGGCCGATGCGCGCGGCAAGCCCAAGCTGGCGCCGGTCTTCACCTTCCTGAACCTGGCTCTGTCCTCCAAGCCCGAGACCAAGGCCGGCAAGATGTGGAAGGCGGGCTTCAAGTTCGGCGTGGCCAACGCCGTGCCGCCCGCGCGACACGACGAGCTCTACGCCAAGATGGTCCATGACAGCGGGCGGGTGCTGGCCGACCTGGCCTGGCCGCACAAGGACCCCAACAAGACCGCCTATGTCGACGCCAGCAAGGTCACCGTGCCGGTGCTGGTGCTCGCGGGCGCGCTGGACCGCACGACGCCGGTCGAAGACGTCCGCCTAGTCGGCAAGAAGTACGCGACCGCCGACTACAAGGAATATCCGAACAACGCCCATTATCTCATAGACGAGCCCAACACGATGAAGATCCTCGACGACCTGATCGCCTGGCTGAGCGGCAAGAAGCCGGCCACCCCCGCCCCGGCGCCCGAACCGGCCAAGGCCGCCGCGCCGACGCCGACGCCAGCGCCAACCCCGGCGCCCGCGCCGACCCCGGCTCCAGCGCCCGAACCCGTGAAGGCGCCTGAGCCGGCCCCGGTCGCGGCGGCTCCGGCGCCCGCCCCGGCCCCGGCGCCGGCCGCAAAGGCTCCGGCTCCGGCCCCGGCCAAGCCGAAGGCCGCCCCCAAGTCCAAGGCCGCCGCGCCCGCCAAGGCCGCTCCGGCGACGAAGGCTCCGGCCGCGAAGGCTCCGGCCAAGGCCGCCGCCGCCCCGAAGGCCGCCGCGCCGAAGAAACCCGCCGCCGCTCCGGCCAAGGCGCCCGCCGCCAAGGCCCCGGCCAAGCCGAAGGTCGCGGCCGCCGCGGCGCCCAAGGCCGCCGCCAAGCCGGTCGCCAAGGCGAAGGCCGCTCCGGCCCCGGCCAAGGTCGCTCCGAAGGCCGCGCCGGCCGCCAAGGCCGCCCCGGCGGCGAAGGCTCCCGTGACGAAGGCCCCCGCTGCGAAGGCTCCGGCGGCGAAGGCTCCGGCCAAGACCGCCGCCGAGCCGAAGACCGCCGCGCCCAAGGCTCCGGCGAAAGCTCCGGCCAAGCCGAAGGCCGAAGCCAAGCCGAAGGCCGCCGTCGCCAAGGCCCCGGTCGCCAAGAAGCCTGCGACAAAGGCGCCCGCCAAAACCTCGCCCAAGCCGGCGAAGTAA
- a CDS encoding RNA pyrophosphohydrolase, whose amino-acid sequence MIEPDYPQHRPNVGVVLFHQDGRVWLGRRHKQAPPYDWQFPQGGVDEGEDLEAAARRELAEETGVTSVELLGRTEGWITYDFPPEVLANEKRSRGWRGQKQVWFAYRFIGEESEIDLEADEHIEFDAWKWGRLDETPELIVPFKRGVYEAVVAAFAGFARNA is encoded by the coding sequence ATGATCGAGCCCGACTACCCCCAGCACCGCCCGAACGTCGGCGTCGTCCTGTTCCACCAGGACGGCCGCGTCTGGCTGGGCCGCCGCCACAAGCAGGCGCCGCCTTACGACTGGCAGTTCCCGCAAGGCGGCGTCGACGAGGGCGAGGATCTTGAAGCCGCCGCCCGCCGCGAACTGGCCGAGGAGACCGGCGTGACGTCCGTCGAGCTCCTCGGACGCACCGAGGGCTGGATCACCTACGACTTCCCGCCCGAGGTCCTGGCCAACGAAAAGCGCTCGCGCGGCTGGCGGGGTCAGAAGCAGGTCTGGTTCGCCTATCGCTTCATCGGCGAGGAGTCTGAGATCGATCTGGAGGCGGACGAGCACATCGAGTTCGACGCTTGGAAATGGGGTAGGCTCGACGAAACGCCCGAACTGATCGTACCCTTCAAGCGCGGGGTCTACGAAGCGGTGGTCGCCGCCTTCGCGGGGTTCGCGCGGAATGCCTGA
- a CDS encoding divergent polysaccharide deacetylase family protein, which yields MAVTFSRKPAYAAAAPAEGGSGDLRAKLMAALSNPYIGASGAALLFLTSLATLVLITSDPHAGAPVIRLELTKIGATKNAPDGWREALSGDPAHEADFVPGQLGLSRDPFAPVAPEGGEATPIEGLQNLPPIPQGPGLAQAPIAGLTAPGPGGGPLPIIGADGRTAAEAYARPFTPNGRPKVSVVIGGLGLNAQTTRAAIETLPGEITLSFAPYAEGLQGWIDLARAHGHEVLLETPMEPADYPANDPGPYTLIAANRPEDTVRKLEWLMSRASGYFGLSNYLGARFVESDQAMTTFNAVLKARGLAFVDDGLASRRGGPIPRASADRVIDDELSAGAIDAQLRALENGAAGRGQSLGSGFAYPVTITQVRIWSAGLQARGLQLAPASALAHR from the coding sequence ATGGCCGTCACGTTCTCGCGCAAGCCCGCCTATGCCGCCGCCGCGCCCGCCGAGGGCGGATCCGGGGACCTGCGCGCCAAGCTGATGGCCGCCTTGAGCAACCCCTATATCGGCGCCAGCGGCGCGGCCCTTCTGTTCCTGACCTCGCTGGCGACCCTGGTGCTGATCACCAGCGACCCGCACGCCGGTGCGCCGGTGATTCGTCTGGAGCTGACCAAGATCGGCGCCACCAAGAACGCGCCGGACGGCTGGCGCGAGGCGCTGAGCGGCGATCCCGCCCACGAGGCCGATTTCGTCCCCGGCCAGTTGGGGCTGTCGCGCGATCCCTTCGCGCCCGTCGCCCCCGAGGGCGGCGAGGCGACGCCGATCGAGGGCCTTCAGAACCTGCCGCCGATCCCGCAGGGGCCGGGCCTGGCCCAGGCCCCGATCGCTGGCCTGACCGCGCCCGGCCCCGGCGGCGGCCCGCTGCCGATCATCGGCGCGGATGGTCGCACGGCGGCGGAAGCCTACGCCCGCCCGTTCACGCCGAACGGCCGTCCCAAGGTGTCGGTGGTCATCGGAGGCCTGGGCCTCAACGCCCAGACCACCCGCGCGGCGATCGAGACCCTGCCGGGCGAGATCACCCTGTCGTTCGCGCCCTATGCCGAGGGCCTGCAGGGCTGGATCGACCTGGCCCGCGCCCATGGCCACGAGGTGCTGCTGGAAACGCCGATGGAGCCGGCCGACTATCCGGCCAATGACCCCGGCCCCTACACCCTGATCGCCGCCAACCGGCCGGAAGACACCGTGCGCAAGCTGGAGTGGCTGATGTCGCGCGCCAGCGGCTACTTCGGCCTGTCGAACTATCTGGGCGCCCGGTTCGTCGAGAGCGACCAGGCGATGACCACCTTCAACGCCGTGCTGAAGGCCCGCGGTCTGGCCTTCGTCGACGACGGCCTGGCCTCGCGTCGCGGCGGCCCGATCCCGCGCGCCTCGGCCGACCGGGTGATCGACGACGAGCTGTCGGCCGGCGCCATCGACGCCCAGCTGCGGGCGCTGGAGAACGGTGCGGCCGGTCGCGGCCAGTCGCTGGGCTCGGGCTTCGCCTATCCGGTGACCATCACCCAGGTCCGCATCTGGTCCGCCGGCCTGCAGGCGCGCGGCCTGCAGCTGGCCCCCGCCTCGGCCTTAGCCCACCGTTAA